CGCGGTAGGCAACCCGGCGGCAGGCAACCCGGCGGTAGGCTATCATTTTCATATCATCTAGTTAGGCAGAAGTGGGAAGTGGATTGTTCCGCAACCGCTTGGTTTGACGAAGTTTTATAAAGGTAAGGAGCAGAAGCTACCACTTCCCGCCTGTGTGATAGCAAATGCCGTGCCAAAATCGTCAGGATCGGTATTTTTGGGGGTTTAATGATGCGGTGGCATGTTTTTGAGATAGCCGGTTATCAGTGCCACAACGCCAATAACGGCGACCAAATGTACGGGCATGATGGTTAGCATCGAGAGATAATCGATGATCTGTATAGATGGTATCGCGGATTCAACGGCAGTGCGTATCAGTTCGCCTATTGCGCCAATTGCAACTAAATAACATGCCGTATAGAACGCAAAATGGCGCGTCAGACCGATGGGTTCATGTTCAGACCTATAGGCAGAAGCCTCACCAAGCGACATTTTCTGCCCGTATAGAGTCAGTGACATGATGCCGACACTATATCTAAGATAGAAAAGCTCTATGATAAAAATTGCAATGAATGTCAGAATGATAAACGCGATAAAAAAGCTTACGTCCGAGATCGGATATTCTGGGCCATAAGTATCTGCCAAACCATATGTAATCATGAGTACCCAAGCCGGAAGAAATACGATCAGACTAATCAAGCCGCAAATCAAACCAACACAAAACTGATGCCAGCATAGAGCGCGAAAATGCGCGCCTGCTGGCAGAGGATGCGACATGTCATCTGGAACCAGCTCATGACGTATCCAGCCTGACAATATCCATGACCATGCACATAAATATGCAAAAGCCATGATAAGCCCCCAAGCAATGGAAGCATAATGAAATGCTAGGGCTTGCCCACCTTGTGAAAGTTGACTCAAAACTAAATGTGTAAAAAGCAGATCGATAGCAGGCAGACAAAAGATAAAAACCAGAAAACGTGGCCATAGATGCCACGCAACATGAAGTATATTAACTAGTGTTATTCGAATTGAATACATATCAGCCATTTTAATCACTTCCGCCAGAATGGCAGACCCTATGGTGATTAATAAAGTTGAACAAGCTTTTGAACAAAGTTAGAGAAGTCTAGAAATGAAACATACCTATCCGGCCTGTAAGGAGGGTTGGGGTGACACTTTCCGCCCATATCACAGTCTTGGCAAAGACGCATCGGCAGTATAGCGGGCATAGCGATCGGGGCTGATATTCGAGCCGCAAGCCAGCACGCCAACCGATTTTCCCCTGATCCGATCACGCAAAGGCCCCAGAACGGCGGCTAGTGATGCCGTGCAGGCTGGTTCGGCAACCAAGGTGAGGGCATGTCGCATCAGCAACATGGTGTCGGCCATCGCGCTATCATCGATAAGCACGATGTCATCGACATTCTGGCGCGCCAGCGCAAAGGATTCAGGCATCGCCATCGGCGCACCCAGACTGTCGGCGATGGTATCGATCCGGTCAAGCGTGGCAGGGGTACCGGTGGCAAAACTTCGGCTTAGGCTGTCGGCGCCCTTTGGTTCGACACCAATCACGGTAATTGCCGGATTATGCCGCTTGATCGCCGCGGCCATGCCCGAAATCAAGCCACCACCGCCAACTGGCAGAACAATGATATCAAGCGGCGGCGCGTCTTCGACAAATTCGGCGCCGCAAGTGGCCGCGCCATAGGCCATATTTACATCATTGAAAGGATGCAGGATATGCCGGCCTTCATCGGCGGCAATCTGGTCAAGCATGGGCAAGGCGCGTGCCATATCAGGCACCAGAACAATCTCGGCACCCAGCGCGCGGCAACCTTCGATGCGGATCGGATCAGCGGCCTCGGTCATCAGGACTTTGGCGCTGATGCCCTGTTTGCGGGCTGCCCAGGCGGTGGCTAGCGCATGATTGCCACCACTGAAGGTGACAACGCCTTTGGCCTTTTGCGCATCTGCCAGCCAGTCAACACCAAGCAAGGCCCCGCGCGCCTTGAACGAGCCTGTATGCTGAAACAATTCGAGTTTCATGAAAAGCTTGGTATCAGCCGGAATATAGGGAGCGATTTTGCTGCTTTCTAGCGGCAGAACGGGGGTATGGATGACGCGGCCAGCCAAGGCATCGCGCGCCGTAACAATCAAATCAGACGCAAATTTTTTCATGTCTCGAACCTATCAATAAGCGCTGGGCGGCGTCAATCAGGCAATCTGGGTGATATATGGATTTGCCATAGTTTGTGGCGTTTTGATCGGGATGAGGCGATGCGTCGCATTGTGCGATACGCTGGCACACGCCATCTATCCATCATCGCGCATCACTTGTCTTGCTAGGCAATGGTGCTGTCATCTTTGTAAGGAATATGTTTATGAAATTTATGTTATGCGCACTGATTGCGTTATTCGTCACCCCCGCCATTGCCGCGGATACAACCATTGAAATGCTGAATAAAGACGCCGATGGTAACAAGATGGTCTATAGCCAAGAGATTGCCATGATTGATAGTGGCGATACCGTGACTTGGGTGCCTTCGTCAAAAGGGCATAATGTCGAAATCATCGCCTCGCCAAACGGTATGAAATTCAAGTCAAAGAACAGCAAGGAAGCCGCAATCACCTTTGATGCGCCAGGCATCTATTACTACTGGTGCACCCCGCATAAAGGCATGGGCATGATCGGACTGGTCGTTGTTGACGGTGATCTGTCAAATAAGGATGACATTGCCAAAGCCAAGGCGATGGGTAAAAGCAAAAAGAAATTAAAGGCCTTGCTAGCTAGCCTGTCATAGATACTTGAAGCAAATGTCGGATATCAAAAAAGGCAGCGAAAGCTGCCTTTTTCTTTAGTATATTTAGTTCATCAATAGCCACTGATAAAGCTTTTGACTTTGGCTGAATCATTGCCTTTTGATGCTTCATCCAGCTCTTTGGTTTCGGCTTTGAACTGTATGCGATGCCAGCCAAGCCAGAAGATAACACCGATGATTGTCATGGTGACCTCCCATCCCTGAAAGGGATAGACAGCACCGACATCAGCAAGATCAACCGCCCAGCTTTCATATCCGATAGTTGACATAATGTTCTCCTTTATAAATGTGTCTTGTCAGATGCGATAATGTCGGCTTTGGCTGCTTCGTAAACGGCATTATCGCCATAATCGAGCCCTTCGATTTCAACTTTTTCAGGAATACGTAGGACATTCATCTTCGCCTGAATACGCGTAACGATATAAGCAGGCAGGAAGCCAAGCACGCCAAACATAATCACCGCCCCGACAAATTGACCAAGCGGATTGATGGTGGCATAGCCTTCAAATGGTGATGATGGAACACCCCAGAGGACGAAGCCCGATATCACCAGGCCGATAAAGCCAGCATAGCCATGCACAGCAACCGCGCCAACCGCATCATCGATTTTGAATCTACGCTCAACCCAGTAATGTAGCTTGTAAGCGATTACAACGCCGACAGCCCCGATGAGCATCGCTTGTATCGGATGGTATAGATCATTACCTGCCGAGGCCGCGATAATGCCAGCAAGGCCCCCAGAGAAGGTCCAGAACGGATTGCCCTTGGAGATAATGTAAGCAGCCATCAGTCCACCCGATAGCGACATCAGGAAGTTAAAGGTTATCGCGCTAAGCGAGGTTGGTGCCAGATAGATATTGGTGGCTGTCCAGGTATCACCGGTGATTTGCCCGCCGATAGCTTCAGGTGAAATAACCGGTACATTACAGGCGGCATAAAAGCCCCAGAAACCAGTATAGATCATGAAGAGACCGACGCTTAGTAACCAGGGATTATGCGGGGGTATATCGCGTGGGGTTCCATCCTTGGCAAATTTGCCAATGCGGGGTCCAAGCACCGCCAGAACACCAAGCGCATAGCCGCCAGCAATAGCGTGAATCACACCCGAAGCATAGGCATCATGATAGCCCAGTTCGCGCACCATCCAGCCAGCGTAATGCCAGCCCCATGCCGCATCGACAATCCAGAACACCGAACCAATCAGTACGGCATGTACCCAGAAGGCACTTGACCGGATTCGCTCGATAACGGATCCCGATACGATTGAAGCGGCTGTCCATGAGAATAGCAGGAATGCCGCCCAGAAAACGCCAGTAATGCGATCATCAAGATTGGTGGCCATATTTTCGGACCAGGGCAAATTGGCCGCGCCTGATTCAAGGTCAAGTCCGCCGAATAGCGGGAAATCGGGGAATGCCCAATAGATCCACCATCCAAAGAAAAAGAAAGTGACCGTGACCAAAGGAATGATCATGATATTCTTCATTAGCGTGTGAAGATGGTTCTTGCGACGGCTTGCGCCAACCTCATACATGCAGAACCCGACATGAATAAGAAACATAAAGACTACGGTAACCCAATAATAGAACTCAGTAAAAATCGTGGTCAGTGCATTTAAATTGCCGACCATTATTACCTCCTATAGTTGTGTTAATATTATTTCTTAACTTTATTTTAACTCCAAGAATAAAATTTTCATTACAATATAATATTTTATATTCATTGTTACGACGATAAAGTCAACCAATGTTTGAATATTAGCAATTTTCAATATGTGGTAAATATATGACAGATATCATTCTTCATCACAGATCTGTGGGATAAAACCCAGCTGGATCTGGCGCGAAAAAATATGTCAGGTTCGCTTCATGTGACGGTGTCAGCCTAGCCACTAGGCCAGCTGGCACAAGGTGGATTCTATCCACATGAAAGGGCATCATGGATCAAGGGTGTCATGAGTCAGGAGGACAAAACCTGCGACAGGCTGTTAGGCGATTTGTTGATCGTTGATGTTGCCTGTCGGGGTAAAGCGGATTTTGATCCCATGCTCAGACAATGTAAGGTAGGTCAATGTGGTCTTGTTCTGCAGTTCAAAATGGGTGATACCCATAAGGACTTTTGTCCCCATGACTTCCAGAAACTGACCAGTGCCGTTGTCACGTAAAATATCGCCTTGTTGAAGCAAGGGTATCTCCATTTGCAATGAGGGATATTCGATAGACTCAACCATCGTATAGCAAATCTCTTACCCCTTGGCTATAATATAAGAACTGGTTTGGGTATATTTTTATAGCGGGGTTTATCAGGTGATACAGAATATGAAATTAACTTTCAGCGCATTGATTTTTATCGCTTTTATTTTTTGTGCTTCGGGGCAGGTGTTAGCCGCAACCATGACGATTGGCGAATATGCTAAGGCACCTTTCGGGCAGGTGTTGTTTATGCGGCATGCTCTGGCACCGGGTACTGGTGATCCCGGAAATTTTGAAATGTCGGTTTGTGCAACCCAGCGCAATCTTGATGACGTGGGGCGGCAACAAGCGCGTGATCTGGGGGCGACGATGGCAAGCGCGGGCATATCATTTGGTGCAGTCTATTCAAGCCAATGGTGTCGCTGTCTGGAAACGGCACATTTGCTTGACCAGGGGGTGGTGACACCTTTGCCTGGATTGAATTCATTTTATCAGGCGATTGTCCCGCGTGCCGCAACGCTTCAAAGCTTGCGCCAGTTTCTGGCCGGACTGGATAACGCGGCTGTCCCTGTTCTGATGGTAACCCATTTTGTGACGATCAGCGCCATGACGGGCATGAGCGTGTCGAGTGGCGGGGCTGTTGCCTATGATATAGAAACAGGCCAAGCTGTCGAAATTATATTTTAATGATTATCATGTAACGCCATTCAAGCAGGTTCCCATGAGCATTTTTCTGACAATTTTTCTGGCAGGCGTTTTTGCCTGTATTATTCTGGATTTGTGGCAGATAGGTCTGCAACGTCTTGTCGGCATTCCAGCCACCAATTGGGGAGTGGTTGGACGCTGGCTGATCGTCGGGCTCGGTACGGGTCGTTTTGTGAATGACCAGCTTGATGATACAGCCACCATAAAAAATGAAGCTGCGGCAGGCTGGACGCTGCATTACGCGGTGTCGATTGGGTATGGCGTTATTTATGCGGTGCTGATGTATCAGACGCCTTGGTTTGGTACCACATGGCTGGATGGTATCTATTTCGGAGCCGCCAGTGTTGTTGTGCCGTGGTTTATATTTCTGCCCTGTATGGGGAAAGGGATTTTGGCGCGTAAAACACCAAATCCGGTCAAGGTATGCGGGCTGGCTCTGGCCGCCCATATCATCTTTGGCGTTGCAATGGCGTTTGGCTTTGGACTGTTCGGTACGTGATAGGCATAGTCCATTTAGCATTTCAGATGTCGTGAAAGGATAAATTTCAGGTATGTTGTTTCACGATTGGATATCTCTGGGTTTTATATGTCTGATGGGAGCGATGTCTCCAGGGCCAAGCTTGCTGGTCATTCTGGCGTGTATGCGCGAAGGTGGCAAAGCATCCGGTTTCATGGCGTCGATTGGGCATGGTATAGGCGTATCACTATACGCGCTGGCCTCGGCAACCGGTCTGGGGCTTTTGTTGCTTGCGAGTCCGGTAGCGCTGGGTGTTTTGCAGTTTCTAGGTGCTTGTTTTCTGTTTTATGTTGGCTGGAAGCTGTTTTCCAGCGCGCTTCGTCCCGCTTCCCTCGATGCTGACACTAAAGCCTTGCCGCTTGGCCATATGTTTCGTGATGGATTTCTGATTGCCATTTTCAATCCCAAAATTGCGATCTTTTTCCTATCGGTATTCAGCCAGTTTCTGAGCCCCGGGCAATCCAGCCTTGTGCATGTGCAGATGGCATTGGTGGCTGGAACAATCGATACGCTTGTCTATATCGGGGTTGTGTTGCTGGCCAGCAGTCCTGTGGTGAACAGGCTGTTGATCGGGCCAAACCGCTATCGCGATCTGTCGATTGGCAGTTTTTTGATGGTTGTGTCGATGGGGCTTGTGTTTAAGCAACTATATAGCTGAAGGCATGGCAACATCAAGCCGGTGTCTGTTATATAAATGTAAAATTCTTGTAATATTATTGTCACGCTATAATCGCAATATCTGCCGCAATCAATTAAGCATATTTGTGGTGTGGATATGTATCCTGAGATTAGTAAATACCGTACGATCTGGATTTCGGATCTACATCTTGGCACCAAAGGGTCGAAAGCTGCCGAAATTTTACATTTTCTGAAATATACCCAATCGGAAACGCTGTATCTTGTTGGTGATATTATTGATGGCTGGCGTCTGAAACGAAGCTGGTACTGGCCACAGTTACATAATGATGTTGTGCAAAAGTTGTTGCGCAAAGCCCGGCACGGCACCCAAGTCTATTATATTCCGGGCAATCATGATGAGGCGGCGCGAAGCTATTACGGCCTTTCATTTGGTGATGTGCAAATACATGGTGACTTTATTCACGAAACAGCCGATGGAAAGCGGTTATGGGTTGTGCATGGCGACCTGTTTGACAATGTGATTCAGCATGCAAGATGGCTAGCCTATCTTGGGGATTATGCCTATACATTCCTGCTTGTTATGAATCGCTGGCTTAATATTGGCCGGCGGTTTTTCAACTGGCCTTATTGGTCATTTTCACAATATCTCAAACTAAAGGTCAAATCAGCGGTTTCATTTATATCGGCTTTTGAAACAGCGATTGTTACCGAGACTAAGCGCAAAAATTGCGATGGCGTTGTATGTGGCCATATCCACAAACCCGAAATGCGTGATATTGACGGCATTACCTATTGCAATGACGGTGATTGGGTCGAGTCATTATCGGCTTTGGTTGAACATCATGACGGGCGTATCGAAATCCTAGAATGGAACGATTTTGTGGCTCTTTACCCATTTATAAAAGATACGCACACGCACACGGCTGCCGATATTAGCTTTGATGCGCGTGATACAAAGGATGCAACCAAGGGAGAGGCGGCGCCGCAGTCCCTGACTGATGCATTAACCGCTTTAAGGTAATGGCCACAAAACAATTTAAAATACTGATAGTCAGCGATGCCTGGTATCCTCAGGTTAACGGGGTTGTGCGCACCTTGACCTATACACGCAATATTCTGACCAGTCGCGGGCATGAGGTCACGATGATTACACCGGATCTGTTCCGATCATTTCCGTGCCCAACCTATCCGGAAATTCGTCTGGCGCTGTTTCCCAGTGCGCGGGTTGCCGAGATTATCCGTGAGACGGCGCCCGATATTTTGCATATTGCCACCGAAGGACCGCTGGGGATGGCCGCGCGTAATTATGCGGTGCGGCATAATCTGAATTTTTCGACAGCCTATCATACGCGGTTTCCCGAATATGTTCATTCGCGCACGATGATACCGTTATCATTGACCTATATGTTTATCCGCTGGTTTCATAAGCATTCGAAAGCGGTCATGGTGCCGACCCCGACAGTTTTGCGGGATTTACAGACATGGAAGATAGGGAATCCAGTTTACTGGCCTCGCGGTGTCGAGCTGGATTTATTCACACCAGATGACAAGCGCAAGCCACATAAAAAACCAATCTATCTGTCGGTTGGCCGTGTTGCGGTTGAAAAAAATCTTGAAGCGTTTCTATCGCTTGATCTTGATGGCGAAAAATGGGTTGTCGGTGATGGCCCTGCGATGAAAAAGCTGAAAGCCAAATATCCCGATGTCAATTTTATCGGCACCAAGAGTAAAGAGGATTTGCCGTATTATTATAATCTTGCAGATGTGTTCGTTTTTCCCAGTAAAACAGACACTTTTGGTCTCGTTTTGCTGGAAGCGATGGCCTGTGGAGTGCCTGTTGCTGCCTTTCCGGTTACAGGTCCGATCGATGTTGTAGGAATGCCGGAAGCGTCACAAGCACCTCAAGGCGGTGTTCTGGATCATGACCTGAAGGTGGCTTGCGAAGCGGCTCTGAGCTTGCCACGCGATAAGGTGCGTGCCTATGCGGAAACCTTTTCGTGGGATGCGGCGACGTCTTTGTTCGAAAGTCACCTTGTCGCAAGCCGCGCCGACACGACATATAATATTATTGATAACCCACATAAAGGTAACAAGGGCATTAGCCGCGCAATGCGGGCGGCCAAAAATTCCATTGCCGGTCTGGTATTTGCCATTAATGAAGAAAGCGCATTTCGCCAAGAGCTTATTCTGGCGTTGATCCTTGTGCCGGTGGCTGTGTATCTGCCTGTCACCTATATGGAAAAGACAGTGATGATCGCGTCCGTGATGCTGGTTCTGATTGTTGAATTGCTCAATTCAAGTGTTGAAGCGGCCATTGACCGGATTTCATTCGACCATCATGGGCTATCCAAGCGCGCCAAGGATTATGGTAGTGCGGCGGTGTTTCTGGCTTTGGCCTTGTGCGGGGGGATATATGCTGCGGTGCTGGTATCGTTTCTCTGGCCAGTCTAGGCCATCCGGCATATTCAAAGTTATTTAATAATTATCTAATTTAGAGTGTTTACAAACTAATGTAATCACACCTAAGCTTGTTAACTGTTGTTTCAGTGATGGAGTACGTTATGACTTTAGCGCCAGCGCCTCGACCAGATAATGAAGACCGCCGGGTTCAGGTCGTACAAAACACCGGTATCATTGATACCAATCAAGGCGATATGTTTCGCGTCTATTGTGAAATAGCCAAGGATTTACTGGATTATGATGCGGCTATTTTCAGCCTGTTTGATAGCGAAGATCAATGCCATATCGCCAAAATAGGTATGCCAAATAGCGACCCAGACACCAAAGGCAACCGCAATACCAGCCTCTGCGCTTATGTTTTGTTGCAAACCGAGCCTTTGCTGATCCCTAATATTTGTGAGCATGACGTTTATAATAAATCGCCAGCTGTGCAATCAGGCGAATTTACCGGTGCCTATGCAGGCTTTCCGGTCATAAACAAAGATAATTATGCGCTTGGCACATTATGTATGTTGAACTGGGTGCCAAAAGTAACATCACCTGACAAGGTTGAGCTGGTCAAGAAACTGACCAAGCGGATCGCACATCAGCTGGATACGCATACCGAGCAAAAGGAAGTCACATCGCAAAAGATCATGAAGGCGATGGATACATTCTTTGACCGTTTCGAGTCTTCAAATAACCGCGATTTCAGAAACTTCATGTCATTGTTCAGTGGCTTGCCTGTTCATGCCAGCAAGCTGCAGATGTTTGTCGAAGCCGGTTTGTGTGAAGTCGATGATAATGATCGCGGAAAACTGACAACCCAAGGGCAGAAATTTCAAGTCGAGATGGGCTTGCAAACCAAAGTCCTGAATAAGGTGCGTGTCGAAGGTGACGCCGCTGAATCAATGGTCAACGATATGCTTAGTCAATTGGAAACGCTGTAAAATGTACGCAAAAATCTACCAGTATAAATTCGCCAATGTAAATGAAGCCAAGGTTGCCGCGGCATTCTGTTCGGATTATCTAGGCGGCAAAATTGCCGAATATAAATTTCAGGCGATCAATGTGGCGATTGGCAAAGGTGGCGATCTGTCGATACTGATCAAGTTCGAAGATATCAACAAGCTGAAAAAATATGAGGAAAAGGCGCAGAGCTTTATCAATGAGCTTAAAGGCAGCTTTGTGTTCAAGGAAAATCATTTTGCAGGTGTGTTCGTGCTGAATTACGAAGCCGAAGCCAGCGCCAGGGAGCTGAAAATGTCAGGCCCAGTCAAGGTACTTGACGAAAGCAACGCCTAGGGCGTCGTACCCAGCACCGTATGCACAGCAATATATACCCAGCTCTATATAAAGGGAAAAGCGCGATGTTAGCCGCGCTTGGCCTGATCCAGAAAACGCCCGCGTAAATCAGCATCATTTTCAAATACGCCGGTAAAGCGCGTTGTCAGCATTGATACGTCAGGTTTGCGTACCCCGCGGGTGGTCATACATTGATGCTGGGCATCCATCAGAATGGC
This window of the Candidatus Puniceispirillum marinum IMCC1322 genome carries:
- a CDS encoding YfhO family protein, coding for MAFAYLCAWSWILSGWIRHELVPDDMSHPLPAGAHFRALCWHQFCVGLICGLISLIVFLPAWVLMITYGLADTYGPEYPISDVSFFIAFIILTFIAIFIIELFYLRYSVGIMSLTLYGQKMSLGEASAYRSEHEPIGLTRHFAFYTACYLVAIGAIGELIRTAVESAIPSIQIIDYLSMLTIMPVHLVAVIGVVALITGYLKNMPPHH
- a CDS encoding threonine ammonia-lyase encodes the protein MKKFASDLIVTARDALAGRVIHTPVLPLESSKIAPYIPADTKLFMKLELFQHTGSFKARGALLGVDWLADAQKAKGVVTFSGGNHALATAWAARKQGISAKVLMTEAADPIRIEGCRALGAEIVLVPDMARALPMLDQIAADEGRHILHPFNDVNMAYGAATCGAEFVEDAPPLDIIVLPVGGGGLISGMAAAIKRHNPAITVIGVEPKGADSLSRSFATGTPATLDRIDTIADSLGAPMAMPESFALARQNVDDIVLIDDSAMADTMLLMRHALTLVAEPACTASLAAVLGPLRDRIRGKSVGVLACGSNISPDRYARYTADASLPRL
- a CDS encoding ammonium transporter yields the protein MVGNLNALTTIFTEFYYWVTVVFMFLIHVGFCMYEVGASRRKNHLHTLMKNIMIIPLVTVTFFFFGWWIYWAFPDFPLFGGLDLESGAANLPWSENMATNLDDRITGVFWAAFLLFSWTAASIVSGSVIERIRSSAFWVHAVLIGSVFWIVDAAWGWHYAGWMVRELGYHDAYASGVIHAIAGGYALGVLAVLGPRIGKFAKDGTPRDIPPHNPWLLSVGLFMIYTGFWGFYAACNVPVISPEAIGGQITGDTWTATNIYLAPTSLSAITFNFLMSLSGGLMAAYIISKGNPFWTFSGGLAGIIAASAGNDLYHPIQAMLIGAVGVVIAYKLHYWVERRFKIDDAVGAVAVHGYAGFIGLVISGFVLWGVPSSPFEGYATINPLGQFVGAVIMFGVLGFLPAYIVTRIQAKMNVLRIPEKVEIEGLDYGDNAVYEAAKADIIASDKTHL
- a CDS encoding LysE family translocator, whose translation is MSPGPSLLVILACMREGGKASGFMASIGHGIGVSLYALASATGLGLLLLASPVALGVLQFLGACFLFYVGWKLFSSALRPASLDADTKALPLGHMFRDGFLIAIFNPKIAIFFLSVFSQFLSPGQSSLVHVQMALVAGTIDTLVYIGVVLLASSPVVNRLLIGPNRYRDLSIGSFLMVVSMGLVFKQLYS
- a CDS encoding diacylglycerol kinase; translation: MATKQFKILIVSDAWYPQVNGVVRTLTYTRNILTSRGHEVTMITPDLFRSFPCPTYPEIRLALFPSARVAEIIRETAPDILHIATEGPLGMAARNYAVRHNLNFSTAYHTRFPEYVHSRTMIPLSLTYMFIRWFHKHSKAVMVPTPTVLRDLQTWKIGNPVYWPRGVELDLFTPDDKRKPHKKPIYLSVGRVAVEKNLEAFLSLDLDGEKWVVGDGPAMKKLKAKYPDVNFIGTKSKEDLPYYYNLADVFVFPSKTDTFGLVLLEAMACGVPVAAFPVTGPIDVVGMPEASQAPQGGVLDHDLKVACEAALSLPRDKVRAYAETFSWDAATSLFESHLVASRADTTYNIIDNPHKGNKGISRAMRAAKNSIAGLVFAINEESAFRQELILALILVPVAVYLPVTYMEKTVMIASVMLVLIVELLNSSVEAAIDRISFDHHGLSKRAKDYGSAAVFLALALCGGIYAAVLVSFLWPV
- a CDS encoding plastocyanin/azurin family copper-binding protein yields the protein MKFMLCALIALFVTPAIAADTTIEMLNKDADGNKMVYSQEIAMIDSGDTVTWVPSSKGHNVEIIASPNGMKFKSKNSKEAAITFDAPGIYYYWCTPHKGMGMIGLVVVDGDLSNKDDIAKAKAMGKSKKKLKALLASLS
- a CDS encoding GAF domain-containing protein, which gives rise to MTLAPAPRPDNEDRRVQVVQNTGIIDTNQGDMFRVYCEIAKDLLDYDAAIFSLFDSEDQCHIAKIGMPNSDPDTKGNRNTSLCAYVLLQTEPLLIPNICEHDVYNKSPAVQSGEFTGAYAGFPVINKDNYALGTLCMLNWVPKVTSPDKVELVKKLTKRIAHQLDTHTEQKEVTSQKIMKAMDTFFDRFESSNNRDFRNFMSLFSGLPVHASKLQMFVEAGLCEVDDNDRGKLTTQGQKFQVEMGLQTKVLNKVRVEGDAAESMVNDMLSQLETL
- a CDS encoding DUF2938 family protein, yielding MSIFLTIFLAGVFACIILDLWQIGLQRLVGIPATNWGVVGRWLIVGLGTGRFVNDQLDDTATIKNEAAAGWTLHYAVSIGYGVIYAVLMYQTPWFGTTWLDGIYFGAASVVVPWFIFLPCMGKGILARKTPNPVKVCGLALAAHIIFGVAMAFGFGLFGT
- a CDS encoding histidine phosphatase family protein produces the protein MKLTFSALIFIAFIFCASGQVLAATMTIGEYAKAPFGQVLFMRHALAPGTGDPGNFEMSVCATQRNLDDVGRQQARDLGATMASAGISFGAVYSSQWCRCLETAHLLDQGVVTPLPGLNSFYQAIVPRAATLQSLRQFLAGLDNAAVPVLMVTHFVTISAMTGMSVSSGGAVAYDIETGQAVEIIF